One Oceaniferula flava genomic window carries:
- the mutL gene encoding DNA mismatch repair endonuclease MutL encodes MPKIQILDDTLASQVAAGEVVERPSSVVKELVENSLDAGAKHVTVEIQRGGTAMIRVTDDACGMNREDALLSLERHATSKLKNSEQLESILTLGFRGEAVPSIASVARFRMTTREKGSVAGTEIQVDGGTLRDVRDAGVPEGTSIEVKQIFFNVPARRKFLRAESTEFAHVEHQVRLHALAAPEVRFTLIKDGRPVFDLPAASDWRVRISSLAGSEAAGKLIEVKRSAGPGMVLRGYLLPADYARKGRRQQFVFLNGRPIEDSAISRALRDGYKGAVSDGVHPAAWLWIDMDPSLVDVNVHPAKKEVRFRRPFDVRNLIAEAVERSLAGDLEEPPPATDFPATPERAETTEQPVGSPVAPTGKKPSVSAVGASSQRVPVSPPAAPSQPSSPSRETSTSQPVFPHQVEQQEELTAPSGKPVVEQPDFRLIGPLHDRYVVLEGDEGVVLLDPVAARERIVYEDLLAAGSGAAIESQGLLVPELLELDAVDYDIVLRHAGHFAEAGMQVDSFGGTTVQVSSMPAFIKVSDVRGFLLELVDELHETVGSRRGKAMAFEAFATGLAKRVGRREPCRIDHAESLLTAMFACDLPYCTPDGRPTLIHISLNELDRKFGK; translated from the coding sequence GTGCCCAAAATTCAAATTCTCGACGACACCCTAGCCAGCCAGGTCGCAGCCGGGGAGGTGGTGGAACGACCGTCCTCGGTGGTCAAGGAACTGGTGGAGAATAGCCTGGATGCGGGGGCGAAACACGTCACCGTGGAAATCCAGCGCGGCGGCACGGCGATGATCCGGGTGACCGATGACGCCTGCGGCATGAACCGCGAGGACGCACTGCTCTCGCTGGAACGCCACGCCACCAGCAAGCTGAAGAATAGCGAGCAGCTGGAATCGATCCTGACCCTCGGGTTTCGCGGCGAGGCGGTGCCGAGTATTGCCAGTGTGGCGCGGTTCAGGATGACCACGCGGGAAAAAGGCAGCGTCGCAGGCACCGAAATTCAAGTCGACGGAGGCACGCTGCGCGACGTCCGCGATGCTGGGGTTCCGGAGGGCACGTCTATCGAGGTGAAACAAATTTTCTTCAACGTGCCGGCTCGGCGCAAGTTCCTGCGGGCGGAGAGCACCGAGTTCGCCCATGTCGAGCATCAGGTGCGCCTGCATGCCTTGGCAGCTCCAGAGGTGCGCTTCACCCTGATCAAAGATGGTCGACCCGTCTTCGATCTGCCGGCGGCCAGCGATTGGCGGGTGCGCATTTCGAGTCTGGCCGGGAGTGAGGCGGCGGGGAAATTGATCGAGGTGAAACGCAGTGCCGGCCCAGGCATGGTGCTGCGCGGATATCTGCTGCCTGCGGACTATGCGCGGAAGGGGAGACGACAGCAGTTTGTCTTCCTCAACGGACGCCCCATCGAGGACTCCGCGATCTCCCGAGCTCTACGCGATGGTTATAAAGGGGCGGTCAGCGATGGCGTGCACCCGGCGGCTTGGCTGTGGATCGATATGGATCCCTCACTGGTGGATGTGAATGTGCACCCGGCCAAAAAAGAGGTGCGATTCCGCCGTCCCTTCGATGTGCGCAATTTGATTGCCGAAGCGGTGGAGCGATCGCTGGCTGGCGATCTCGAGGAGCCGCCACCAGCTACTGATTTCCCCGCGACACCAGAGCGTGCGGAGACCACCGAGCAGCCAGTGGGCTCGCCGGTGGCGCCGACAGGTAAGAAACCTTCTGTCTCCGCTGTGGGGGCATCCTCGCAGCGGGTGCCTGTTTCGCCCCCTGCAGCACCGTCGCAGCCCAGCTCGCCGAGTCGGGAAACCTCGACATCTCAGCCGGTTTTTCCCCATCAGGTGGAGCAGCAGGAAGAGTTGACTGCTCCCTCGGGGAAACCCGTGGTGGAGCAGCCGGACTTCCGACTGATCGGGCCGTTGCACGATCGTTATGTCGTGTTAGAAGGTGACGAGGGAGTGGTGCTGCTGGACCCGGTCGCCGCGCGCGAACGAATCGTCTACGAAGATTTGTTAGCGGCGGGCAGTGGCGCGGCGATCGAATCCCAAGGCTTGTTAGTGCCAGAGCTGTTGGAACTGGATGCCGTGGATTACGACATCGTGCTGCGCCACGCGGGCCACTTTGCCGAGGCGGGCATGCAGGTGGATTCCTTTGGTGGCACCACGGTTCAGGTCAGCAGCATGCCGGCCTTCATCAAGGTGTCCGACGTCCGCGGCTTCTTGCTGGAGCTGGTGGACGAGCTGCACGAGACCGTGGGGTCGCGTCGTGGCAAAGCGATGGCGTTCGAGGCTTTTGCCACCGGTCTGGCCAAGCGGGTAGGGCGGCGGGAGCCATGCCGGATCGATCATGCGGAGTCCTTGCTGACCGCGATGTTTGCCTGTGACCTGCCCTATTGCACACCGGATGGTCGGCCCACCCTGATCCATATTTCCCTCAATGAACTCGACCGCAAGTTCGGTAAATAA
- a CDS encoding DUF389 domain-containing protein codes for MLLIIRKHNEAAAMTRWGVRIARALDSPLNILWLEQGGSDQSATDLSWKPWGVDLLDEEAQWSHLADALIDCGTMEIKLCRVNCLSRHETALSVERSLTPDLIVVGRHDSARDGSMTGKLAREILDDAHCPVLVLRLGSFNIEENTAPSILVPCAGGSHSRLGLRLAAKMAGSEATAFYIESDTDELSADVGREHLRRAVQRAGVSEEEISSKVVLSDSISTALKAEVKSGQYGLLLIGATGGGTLRRKLFGTVPERLMKGDEGMSVGVIRAARPMGHRLREKMGQLLSLNVPQLERDERILLFTEIEGKARWSFDFAVLMILATAIAGLGLLADSAAVVIGAMLVAPLMTPLLGGGLAVVQGNWPLWRQCQKAVLLGFFSALLIGIGLGFGARSIGMGITGELLARGEPTLLDLGVAFISGIAASYCLARPKLSSALAGVAIAAALVPPIATTGICLALNEQDTAKGAGLLFGTNVVAIVLGSAMNFLIAGVRGKKDAAQLWAQRLAIVLALVCAGLTVPLASVLVSKAAKTNPIERSIAEVLVASDLPAAQDYRLLSTQFHRKKNQSGVMEIHLEGPGFPPPELAQSIQRAVEKSRGKGVKTRIRMSLIRDVSSIN; via the coding sequence ATGCTCCTGATCATTCGCAAACATAACGAAGCCGCTGCGATGACTCGCTGGGGTGTGCGCATTGCCCGCGCCCTCGACAGTCCGCTCAATATTCTCTGGCTGGAACAAGGCGGTAGCGATCAATCGGCGACCGATCTCAGCTGGAAGCCATGGGGGGTGGATCTTTTGGACGAGGAGGCGCAGTGGAGCCATCTGGCCGATGCCCTCATCGACTGCGGCACCATGGAAATCAAGCTTTGCCGAGTGAATTGCTTGAGCCGACACGAAACCGCGCTTTCCGTGGAGCGATCGCTCACCCCGGATCTGATCGTGGTGGGGCGGCATGATTCGGCGCGCGATGGATCGATGACAGGAAAGCTGGCGCGTGAAATCCTCGACGACGCGCACTGCCCGGTGCTGGTTCTGCGGCTCGGCAGTTTCAATATCGAAGAAAACACCGCCCCCTCGATTCTCGTGCCTTGCGCCGGAGGAAGTCACTCGCGATTGGGGCTCAGGTTGGCGGCGAAGATGGCCGGCAGCGAGGCCACTGCATTTTACATTGAATCGGATACCGATGAGCTCTCTGCGGATGTGGGGCGCGAGCACCTGCGGCGTGCGGTGCAGCGAGCTGGCGTTTCCGAAGAGGAGATCAGCTCCAAGGTGGTGCTTTCCGATAGCATTTCCACAGCTCTCAAGGCAGAGGTGAAAAGTGGCCAGTATGGGCTGTTGCTGATTGGCGCTACAGGCGGTGGCACGCTGCGGCGGAAGCTCTTCGGCACGGTGCCGGAGCGGCTGATGAAAGGTGACGAGGGGATGAGCGTGGGCGTGATCCGCGCGGCCCGACCCATGGGGCATCGCTTGCGCGAGAAAATGGGGCAGCTGCTCAGTCTGAACGTGCCGCAGCTCGAGCGAGACGAGCGGATTCTTCTGTTCACCGAGATCGAGGGCAAGGCGCGCTGGAGCTTTGATTTTGCAGTGTTGATGATTTTGGCCACGGCCATTGCTGGTCTGGGGCTGTTAGCTGACAGCGCGGCGGTGGTGATCGGTGCGATGCTGGTCGCTCCGCTGATGACCCCTTTGTTAGGTGGTGGTCTGGCGGTGGTGCAGGGGAACTGGCCGCTGTGGAGGCAGTGTCAGAAGGCCGTCCTCTTGGGCTTTTTCTCGGCTTTACTGATCGGCATTGGCCTCGGCTTTGGTGCGCGTAGCATCGGTATGGGGATCACCGGTGAACTTCTCGCGCGGGGCGAGCCGACCCTGCTGGATTTGGGTGTCGCGTTTATCTCGGGCATTGCGGCATCGTATTGCTTGGCCCGACCGAAACTCAGCAGCGCGCTTGCCGGTGTGGCGATTGCCGCCGCTCTGGTGCCACCGATCGCGACCACTGGCATCTGCCTCGCCTTGAACGAGCAGGACACAGCCAAGGGGGCGGGCCTGTTGTTTGGCACCAATGTGGTCGCCATCGTCCTGGGATCGGCGATGAACTTTCTCATTGCCGGAGTGCGTGGGAAAAAAGACGCCGCCCAGCTGTGGGCGCAACGTTTGGCGATTGTTCTGGCTCTCGTCTGTGCCGGCTTGACGGTTCCGCTGGCATCTGTGCTGGTCAGTAAGGCGGCGAAAACCAACCCCATCGAACGCAGCATCGCCGAGGTGCTCGTGGCGTCCGATCTTCCCGCAGCGCAGGATTACCGACTGCTGAGCACTCAATTTCATCGCAAAAAGAACCAGTCGGGAGTCATGGAGATCCACCTGGAAGGTCCCGGATTTCCTCCCCCCGAGCTCGCACAGAGCATTCAGCGGGCTGTTGAAAAGAGTCGTGGAAAAGGAGTGAAAACACGCATTCGGATGTCCCTGATCCGCGATGTGTCGTCCATCAATTGA
- a CDS encoding 30S ribosomal protein S1 — protein sequence MTATAELESLIDSKFRSFEEGSVVNGTIIAIKPQVVLVDIGYKSEGAIPAAEFEDEEIEVGDECEVLLMKLENDEGMVVLSKEKAAHRKNWEKIVGVYHDGGLVKGKIKSAVKGGLMVNVGVEAFLPGSQVDIIPPKDLNEYVGKVYEFKIVKVNDERKNIVLSRREVIESERAEQRQQFLQSVKVGDKVEGQVKNITDFGAFVDLQGMDGLLHVTDMSWGRISHPSALVHIGQTLEVLILDVDREKERVSLGLKQMEDNPWEDIEARYPIGTEVTGKVTKLLPYGAFIEMESGVEGLVHVSELSWVKRINRPSDVLEIDQEIKAVVLGISIEEQKISLGVRQMEENPWDILETKYPIGTQVKGEVRNLTPYGAFLGMEEGIDGMIHVSDLSWTRKINHPSEVLKKGDEVEAVVLSIDKDNQRVSLGVKQLDGDPWAEIENDFKVGDLVKGSVAKIASFGAFVNLENDIDGLIHISQLAEGHVEKVKDVIKVGDEIEARVIKVDKVERRIGLSIKAVNYDPEQLEKESASFETLRPSGDLVGLEQAFNLASSGSSEEWSPSSDDKE from the coding sequence ATGACTGCTACTGCAGAACTGGAATCTTTGATCGACTCAAAGTTCCGCTCATTCGAAGAAGGATCCGTTGTCAACGGAACCATCATTGCCATCAAACCTCAAGTTGTCCTCGTGGACATCGGCTACAAATCCGAAGGCGCTATCCCAGCGGCTGAATTTGAAGACGAGGAAATCGAAGTAGGCGATGAGTGCGAAGTCCTTCTGATGAAACTCGAAAACGATGAAGGCATGGTCGTGCTCTCCAAAGAGAAAGCCGCCCACCGCAAGAACTGGGAAAAAATCGTCGGTGTTTACCACGACGGTGGACTCGTCAAAGGCAAGATCAAGAGCGCCGTCAAAGGTGGTCTCATGGTCAACGTCGGTGTCGAAGCCTTCCTTCCCGGCTCACAAGTCGACATCATCCCACCCAAAGACCTCAACGAATACGTTGGTAAGGTTTACGAATTTAAGATCGTCAAGGTCAACGACGAGCGCAAGAACATCGTTCTTTCCCGCCGCGAAGTGATCGAAAGCGAGCGCGCCGAGCAACGCCAGCAGTTCCTCCAGTCCGTCAAAGTTGGCGACAAGGTGGAAGGTCAGGTCAAGAACATCACCGACTTCGGTGCATTCGTCGACCTGCAAGGCATGGACGGCCTGCTTCACGTCACCGACATGAGCTGGGGTCGTATTTCCCACCCATCCGCTCTGGTCCACATCGGCCAGACACTGGAAGTGCTCATTCTCGACGTCGATCGTGAAAAAGAGCGTGTTTCTCTGGGCCTCAAGCAAATGGAGGACAACCCATGGGAAGACATCGAAGCTCGTTACCCAATCGGCACCGAAGTTACCGGAAAAGTCACCAAGCTTCTTCCTTACGGTGCGTTCATCGAGATGGAGAGCGGCGTCGAAGGCCTCGTTCACGTTTCCGAACTCTCTTGGGTCAAGCGTATCAACCGTCCAAGCGATGTGCTTGAGATCGACCAGGAAATCAAAGCTGTCGTCCTCGGTATCAGCATCGAGGAGCAGAAGATCTCCCTCGGCGTCCGTCAGATGGAAGAAAACCCATGGGACATCCTTGAGACCAAGTACCCAATCGGCACCCAAGTCAAAGGCGAGGTGCGCAACCTCACTCCTTACGGTGCATTCCTCGGAATGGAGGAAGGTATCGACGGTATGATCCACGTGTCCGATCTCTCTTGGACTCGCAAGATCAACCACCCAAGCGAAGTCCTCAAGAAGGGCGACGAAGTGGAAGCCGTGGTGCTCAGCATCGACAAGGACAACCAGCGTGTTTCCCTTGGCGTCAAGCAGCTTGACGGTGATCCATGGGCCGAAATCGAAAACGACTTCAAGGTCGGTGACCTCGTTAAAGGTTCCGTTGCCAAGATCGCTAGCTTCGGCGCATTCGTTAACCTCGAGAATGACATCGATGGCCTCATCCACATCTCCCAGCTTGCTGAGGGACACGTCGAGAAGGTCAAGGACGTCATCAAAGTGGGCGACGAAATCGAAGCCCGTGTCATCAAGGTGGACAAAGTGGAGCGCCGCATCGGTCTCTCCATCAAAGCCGTCAACTACGACCCAGAGCAACTCGAGAAAGAGTCCGCCAGCTTCGAGACCCTGCGTCCGTCTGGTGACCTCGTCGGCCTCGAGCAGGCATTCAACCTCGCTTCCTCCGGAAGTTCCGAGGAGTGGAGCCCAAGCTCTGACGACAAGGAGTAA
- a CDS encoding REP-associated tyrosine transposase, with product MAHRDSIPWPHAPPHFNKASGVYMVTAGTYRKQHFFKSRLRLKFLHEQLMTLSDRYGWQLQAWALFSNHYHMIATSPKEGGGNLSNMLSHLHTVSARYVNSLDETPARKVWHNYRDTPLTYEASYFARLHYVIENPVKHGLVAVADQYPWCSASWFAQKASPAFQNTVRSFKYDRIKIEDDF from the coding sequence ATGGCTCATCGTGATTCCATACCTTGGCCTCATGCGCCCCCGCATTTCAATAAAGCATCAGGGGTGTATATGGTGACTGCCGGAACCTACCGCAAACAGCACTTTTTTAAGAGTCGCTTAAGATTGAAGTTTCTTCATGAACAGCTGATGACTTTATCAGATCGCTACGGGTGGCAGCTCCAGGCTTGGGCATTATTTTCCAATCACTATCACATGATTGCCACCTCACCGAAGGAGGGTGGAGGCAATCTATCGAATATGCTTAGCCATCTCCATACGGTGAGTGCTCGTTACGTGAATAGCTTGGATGAAACTCCGGCACGCAAGGTGTGGCATAACTACAGGGACACGCCACTGACTTATGAGGCGTCCTACTTCGCGAGACTGCATTATGTAATAGAAAACCCAGTTAAACATGGATTGGTAGCTGTCGCGGATCAATACCCATGGTGCTCGGCTTCATGGTTTGCCCAGAAAGCCTCACCAGCTTTCCAAAATACGGTGCGGTCTTTTAAATACGATAGAATCAAGATCGAGGATGATTTCTGA
- a CDS encoding DUF3109 family protein, with protein MALTAYQQTAEVLRELVREAVLDHEAFEQKVRACELDRCRATCCHDGVYLSQEEAEGLQRLIVDHADTFKDYGLSLPVEPIVSVRGGRSLKTATREADDGELADDYPAHFPKTRCVFLDRQGRCGIQRLAMEQGGEPWFDKPLTCWIHPIVVQPSNRERSRPVVSLVSPENDPQKSGGYPGFASCTHCGRPDEGGKKARQVLAAELEMLGAIAGRDLLGELNAENV; from the coding sequence ATGGCATTGACGGCTTACCAACAAACAGCAGAGGTTTTACGCGAGCTGGTGCGCGAGGCGGTGCTGGATCACGAGGCCTTCGAGCAGAAGGTGCGCGCCTGCGAGCTGGATCGGTGTCGGGCGACTTGTTGTCACGATGGCGTCTACCTTTCACAAGAAGAGGCTGAGGGCCTTCAGCGACTGATCGTAGATCATGCGGACACCTTTAAGGACTATGGTTTAAGTTTGCCAGTAGAGCCGATCGTTTCTGTCCGCGGAGGAAGATCATTGAAAACGGCGACCCGTGAGGCTGACGACGGGGAGCTGGCGGATGATTACCCGGCGCATTTTCCCAAGACCCGCTGCGTGTTTCTCGACCGGCAAGGTCGCTGCGGCATCCAACGCTTGGCGATGGAGCAGGGAGGGGAGCCATGGTTTGACAAACCGCTGACCTGCTGGATTCATCCGATTGTGGTCCAGCCGTCGAACCGAGAGAGGTCTCGGCCTGTGGTGAGTCTGGTATCGCCAGAAAATGATCCTCAGAAAAGCGGAGGCTATCCGGGCTTTGCCTCCTGCACTCACTGCGGCAGGCCGGATGAGGGTGGAAAAAAAGCCCGGCAGGTGTTAGCTGCCGAGCTTGAAATGTTAGGGGCGATTGCAGGTCGCGATTTATTGGGCGAACTGAATGCCGAGAATGTTTGA
- a CDS encoding Gfo/Idh/MocA family protein: MIPTQKVRMGMIGGGRGAFIGAVHRIAAAIDQQIELVCGAFSSDPQRSKDSGADLFLPADRCYGTYEEMMEKESALPENERMQFVAIVTPNHVHFPAAKAALEAGFHVLCDKPATLDLAEAKQLKPIIEKSGKLFGLTHTYTGYPMVKQARHLVAEGHLGEIRKVVVEYPQGWLADAIESDDQKQAAWRTDPKKSGAAGCMGDIGTHAENLAEVISGLHISELAADLTAFVPGRRLDDDGNVLLRFEGGAKGVLHASQIAVGEENNLSIRVWGTKAGLEWHQNEPNTLLVKYNDRPAEVYRTGHDYLCEAAKAGTRTPPAHPEGYLEAFANLYLNFSNHIRAVEAGETPSEIATDYPGIDDGIRGMAFIEAVVGSSAKNAAWTSLDV, translated from the coding sequence ATGATTCCTACTCAAAAAGTCCGCATGGGCATGATCGGCGGTGGCCGTGGTGCCTTTATTGGTGCAGTGCACCGCATCGCAGCTGCCATTGATCAACAGATCGAGCTCGTCTGTGGTGCCTTCTCATCTGACCCACAGCGCTCGAAAGATTCCGGCGCTGACCTGTTCCTCCCCGCCGACCGTTGTTACGGCACTTACGAGGAGATGATGGAAAAAGAAAGTGCGCTGCCTGAAAATGAGCGCATGCAATTTGTCGCCATCGTCACACCTAACCACGTCCACTTCCCTGCCGCCAAGGCTGCCTTGGAAGCCGGTTTCCACGTGCTCTGTGATAAACCCGCCACTCTTGACCTGGCCGAGGCCAAACAGCTCAAGCCGATCATTGAAAAATCAGGCAAACTCTTCGGTCTGACCCACACTTACACCGGCTACCCGATGGTGAAACAAGCACGCCACCTCGTGGCGGAAGGACATCTTGGTGAAATCCGCAAGGTGGTGGTGGAATACCCGCAGGGCTGGCTTGCCGATGCCATTGAGTCGGACGACCAAAAACAAGCAGCATGGCGCACCGACCCGAAAAAATCCGGCGCTGCCGGCTGCATGGGCGACATCGGAACCCACGCTGAGAACCTCGCCGAGGTCATCTCCGGCCTGCACATTTCCGAACTCGCCGCGGACCTCACCGCCTTTGTTCCCGGTCGTCGCCTCGACGACGATGGCAACGTGCTACTCCGCTTCGAAGGCGGTGCCAAGGGCGTCTTACATGCCTCGCAGATTGCCGTTGGTGAAGAGAACAATCTCAGCATCCGCGTCTGGGGAACCAAGGCGGGGCTCGAATGGCATCAGAACGAGCCGAATACGCTCTTGGTGAAATACAACGACCGCCCAGCCGAAGTCTACCGCACCGGTCACGACTACCTTTGCGAAGCCGCCAAAGCGGGCACCCGCACTCCCCCAGCCCACCCAGAGGGCTACCTGGAAGCCTTTGCCAACCTTTACCTGAATTTCTCCAACCACATTCGCGCGGTAGAAGCTGGTGAGACACCGTCAGAGATCGCCACCGATTACCCAGGCATTGACGACGGCATTCGCGGCATGGCCTTCATTGAAGCCGTGGTCGGATCCAGCGCCAAGAATGCAGCGTGGACGAGCTTGGATGTCTAA
- a CDS encoding sugar phosphate isomerase/epimerase family protein — translation MSRPVTLFTGQWADLSLADLLPKVKEMGYDGVELACWGDHFDVDAALSDDAYIAEKWQLLNDNGLDCYAISNHLVGQAICDNIDERHKAILSEDIWGDGDPEGVRQRAAEHMANAARACRKFMDARPGGKHPITPAVNGFTGSSIWHALYSFPPTSQEYLQAGFDDFAKRFIPILDVFEEVDVNFALEVHPTEIAFDIASTERAIEAVKGHKRFGFNYDPSHLGYQGVDYVKFIRTFSDRIYHVHMKDAWWGHGDGTVGVFGGHTEFADARRFWDFRSVGRGDINFEEIIVALSDTGYEGPLSVEWEDARMDRFHGATESCAYVKNLDFPRNTGGLFDSAFDNDNQ, via the coding sequence ATGTCACGACCAGTTACTCTTTTCACCGGCCAGTGGGCCGATCTCTCGCTTGCCGATCTCCTGCCCAAGGTTAAGGAAATGGGCTACGATGGTGTTGAACTCGCCTGCTGGGGCGATCACTTTGATGTCGATGCCGCACTCTCCGATGATGCTTACATCGCCGAGAAATGGCAGCTGCTCAACGACAACGGCCTCGACTGCTACGCCATCTCCAACCACCTCGTCGGCCAAGCGATCTGCGATAACATCGATGAGCGCCACAAAGCGATCCTCAGTGAGGACATTTGGGGCGATGGCGACCCGGAAGGTGTGCGCCAGCGCGCCGCCGAGCACATGGCAAATGCCGCCCGTGCCTGCCGCAAGTTCATGGATGCCCGCCCCGGCGGAAAACACCCCATCACTCCAGCGGTCAACGGTTTCACCGGATCCTCAATCTGGCACGCGCTCTACTCCTTCCCACCGACATCTCAGGAATACCTGCAAGCCGGCTTCGACGATTTCGCCAAGCGCTTCATCCCCATCCTCGATGTCTTCGAAGAAGTCGATGTCAACTTCGCCCTCGAAGTGCACCCCACGGAAATCGCATTCGATATCGCCTCCACCGAACGCGCCATCGAGGCCGTCAAGGGGCACAAGCGTTTCGGCTTCAACTACGATCCTTCACACCTCGGCTACCAAGGCGTCGACTACGTCAAATTCATCCGCACCTTCTCGGATCGCATTTACCACGTCCACATGAAGGACGCCTGGTGGGGGCACGGTGACGGCACCGTAGGGGTCTTTGGGGGTCATACCGAGTTCGCTGATGCCCGCCGCTTCTGGGACTTCCGTTCCGTGGGTCGTGGCGATATTAATTTCGAAGAAATCATCGTCGCTCTCAGTGACACCGGCTACGAGGGTCCTCTCTCCGTCGAATGGGAAGATGCCCGCATGGACCGCTTCCACGGCGCCACCGAGTCGTGCGCTTACGTCAAAAACCTCGACTTCCCGCGTAATACCGGTGGGCTGTTTGACTCTGCTTTTGATAACGACAATCAGTAA
- a CDS encoding FGGY family carbohydrate kinase, with translation MLLGLDCSTQSLSALILDTQAGTIVTQSSVNFEANLPQHQTTSGFVRGDHDGEVFSSPLMWLDALDLLLSRLVDEGMDLSQITAISGSGQQHATVYLNSTFSDTLAALDPQSDLSSQLAPCLSRSLSPIWMDSSTSEECAEIAAAMGGDEEMGRRTGSTTTQRFSGPQIRRFFKQSPDAWAATDRIHLTSSFLASVLAGKSVAIDHGDGAGMNLMNLRSGEWDETALAATAPGLAEKLPPLAASSTVAGTLANYFVEKYHFSPKAKVILWSGDNPCSLVGMGAASPGKMVISLGTSYTLFAAMDQPRTDPDGYGHVFGNPCGNFMSLICFHNGALCSERLKNSLGLSWEEFDQHASVPPTADSQPSLPFFEAEITPLAPAAPQDATTIRSLLDGQFLNMLARSQWMGTVPNSIYVTGGTSQSHGVCQTIANIFNANVQRMETNASAALGAAMRAGHAPGYSLEALEASFTQPMQDSLVTPDANAVAIYQRMAPRFDATLKQHLSTPT, from the coding sequence ATGCTCCTTGGTTTAGACTGCTCCACCCAAAGTCTCTCGGCCCTGATCCTCGACACTCAGGCTGGCACGATTGTCACGCAGTCATCGGTGAACTTCGAAGCCAATCTGCCGCAGCATCAAACCACCTCCGGCTTTGTCCGCGGCGACCATGATGGCGAGGTTTTTTCCAGCCCCCTAATGTGGTTGGACGCCCTGGATCTGCTTCTCTCCCGTCTGGTTGACGAGGGCATGGATCTTTCTCAAATCACCGCCATTTCAGGCTCCGGGCAGCAGCATGCCACGGTCTACCTGAACTCCACTTTTTCTGACACACTGGCCGCTTTGGATCCTCAAAGCGACCTTTCCTCCCAGCTCGCTCCCTGCCTCAGCCGATCGCTCTCCCCCATCTGGATGGACAGCTCGACTTCTGAGGAATGCGCCGAAATCGCAGCCGCCATGGGTGGCGACGAGGAAATGGGGCGCCGCACTGGCTCCACCACCACCCAACGCTTTTCCGGCCCGCAAATCCGCCGCTTTTTCAAGCAATCGCCCGACGCCTGGGCGGCGACCGATCGCATCCACCTCACCAGCTCGTTTCTTGCTTCCGTGCTGGCAGGCAAGTCCGTGGCCATCGACCATGGTGACGGCGCCGGTATGAACCTGATGAACCTCCGCAGCGGCGAGTGGGACGAGACCGCGCTGGCTGCGACCGCACCCGGTCTGGCTGAAAAGCTTCCCCCGCTAGCAGCATCGTCCACCGTAGCCGGCACGCTGGCTAACTACTTCGTGGAAAAATACCACTTCAGCCCCAAGGCCAAAGTCATTCTCTGGTCGGGCGACAACCCCTGTAGCCTGGTTGGTATGGGTGCCGCTTCACCGGGCAAAATGGTGATCAGCCTGGGCACCAGCTACACCCTCTTCGCCGCCATGGACCAGCCACGGACCGATCCGGATGGCTACGGTCACGTATTCGGCAACCCCTGCGGCAATTTCATGAGTCTGATCTGCTTCCACAATGGAGCACTCTGCTCGGAACGCCTGAAAAACTCACTCGGTCTGAGCTGGGAGGAGTTCGACCAGCACGCCTCGGTGCCACCGACCGCCGACAGTCAGCCGAGCCTGCCGTTTTTCGAAGCAGAAATCACCCCGCTCGCTCCGGCGGCACCGCAAGACGCCACCACCATCCGCAGCCTGCTCGACGGACAATTTCTTAACATGTTGGCTCGTAGCCAGTGGATGGGCACGGTGCCCAACAGCATTTACGTCACCGGTGGCACTTCTCAGAGCCACGGCGTCTGCCAGACCATCGCTAACATTTTCAATGCCAATGTGCAACGCATGGAAACCAACGCCTCCGCCGCACTGGGCGCGGCGATGCGTGCGGGTCATGCCCCCGGCTACTCGCTGGAAGCTCTGGAAGCATCATTCACGCAGCCAATGCAAGACTCGCTTGTCACACCCGATGCTAATGCTGTAGCTATATACCAGAGGATGGCACCACGCTTTGATGCCACCTTGAAACAACACCTCTCTACACCAACCTAA